Below is a window of Candidozyma auris chromosome 3, complete sequence DNA.
CAAAGGATCAGGAAGAAACGCCACAAGAAACTGGACGAAAACATAAAGGTCACCAACTCCAAGCAGAACAAAATACAGTGCaagtttctgaagaagaggcgaAAGCTCTTAGTAAGAAACAACTAGAGCGTTTAGAGAAACTGCGTATTAGGGAGCAGGAGAAGATCATGagggagaagaaaaaggaagaagagcgcCGCATCAAACAGCTTGAGCGTGAGCGAAAGGAGCAAGAGAGACTTATGAAAAAGCAGATGATGGAAAgggagaaagagagaaagcGGGAGGAAGAGCgtcaacgaaaagaagagaagaaaagaaagttggaagaagaaaagaaacgCAAAGAGTTAGAGaggcaaaagaaggaggaggagaagaaacgcaaagaggaagaacGCAAACAACAAGAGGAAGAACGGAAAAGACAAgagcaacaaaaagaacgCAGTCAGATGAAAATTtcgagtttcttctcaGTTAAGGCGGGGCCTTCAACACCTAAAAAAGAGTCTCTGTCCGTGATTAATGCCAAAGCTAAATCCCCTGCAAAAGACGAAGATCCATATGAGAGGCAGTTTTTACCAttttttgtcaagaagaatgctGTTATGGCAGCTCTGCAGCAATtaagtgaagaaaatctAAAAACTCTGATCAGCAAGTTCGACCAAGAACTTGGCTCGTCGACTCAAAAAGACTTGAGTATTATGTTTTCAAAACCAGCTCCAATATCATCGTCACAGGCTTTCGTGACGTCTGAacagctttttgaagcatTCGACTCAACTGCCACAAGCGAATCTGCTTTACGTTCTTTGTTCGCAAGCATTCCACCTATAAAATACCTACATTTTTATGAGAACGCCAAACCACCCTACATAGGCACATGGTGCTCTCAAAAGCATATGACTACGAAGTTCGAACCTGTCAACCCCCTAGATACATCAAAGACTGGCATGGATTACGACTATGATTCAGATCTCGACTGGCAAGAAGGGGATGATGAAGGCGAAGATATCGATGATCTTGAGGAGGGTGAGGGTGACGAGGATGATATAGGGGAAGAGGAGGACATGGGAGATTTTGTAGAGGATAACAATGAgggcaaaaagaagctaaTTTTAGGACCAATGGAGCCAATTACTATCGTGAATGATGGAAGCGATCCAAACGCTTTCGCAAACTTTGAGGTTGACAGCTTAAATATAAAGATTGATTTCCCCATCAATCCTTTCCGTGATTATTGGAATAATGGTGAAACGGAAACTCCTCAGAAGCCGCAAATCACGGTTGTTTCTGCAGCTAATCAACAGCATGCGACACCAATGAAGAGTCTGAGCCCTGGTCAAGCTACGAACGTGTTGACACCACAGAGGCCCACAATTAAAGACAAAGCGGTTGTTCAGCAACTCATTGCAttcattgagaagaatgcTGATTTTACCATCGGAACCCTCTCTGAACTAGCCAAgaaagagttcaagaactATACTAAGAGCATACTCAAGCATACGATTCAAGAGGTTGCCCTATacaacaagaagcaaagTGTGTGGGAAATCAAGCCCGAGGTGAAGGAGCAGAATTGAATAGTGTCTTTAATAATCAGGTATATATTTGCATGATGAGTATCTCTACCCCATCGTCACTAGGTGCATCGCTACTACGTGTAAACGCGCATCGAATCATCAACCAGAACACGTATAGAACGCAtggagcaagaagagaatgacAGCCCATCTTCGCTATATTTCTTGTCTACTCAAATCCAGTCGCTTCATGAGGAGTCCGAAAGAACAGACCAGGCTCTTGGCAAACTCAGTaaattcaagaacaagagcccgagcaacaagaaaaagataGATATGAGGATCAACAAACCTCGACAGTCCgcaaaaatgaagaagaaaagcttgaagGCAAAACCCACCAAGGCAAACTCTCGATCATTAAGTGCCTTCGTTAAGCAAATGTTTCAAGGTGAACGGAAGCCTGACCGTCAAAGTATTCTTGAGTACTTTGCTGGAGACGTTTCTAAGGTGGATGAGTTCCTAGAAAGCGTAGAGAACGCCACTGAATCTAGACTGGAGCTGCGAAAGCTGGTAGCATTGCCTTTCATTCATTCGCAGGAAGAGTGGGAGGCCCTTCTTAAGAGCATACGGCTCAAGTTCCCTGATCTACCCATGAAAAACCAAAAGACGCTAAAAAAGATTTCGCAGCAGTTGGAAACTCTACGAAATAATTCTGACCTCTCACCAAATCTGCAATCCATTTGGTCGCAGGCGTCTCGCCAGCCTAGCGAGAATCTCACTGCTGAGGATGTGAAGTGGTTGTATGATCTagatgatgttgatgttgttgcaGCGAACGATTCAACCGTGCTAGATACATCAGATGATGTGAAAGAAGACACTCCATTCTACTTAACTTTATCGCAGGCGATGAATGATGACAGAGAACTGTCTCTTAATGAGGAATCTACTCAATCAGAAAAAATTGTTGACGTGGTTCGCCCGCAATCACCAATTGTGATTTCAGACTCTGAGTCGGAGCCTGAGGCTTATGTTCCAACCCAAGATGCCGAGGAGATTTCATCCCACCAGGTAGCTGGACCCCCTGAGTCTGTGGATGTGCTCACTAGCATTGCATTCAAAAGTAAGAGGAATGAGACAAACTTAGGTACACCGACGCAAAGAAACATCATAACAGAAGTGCCCTTTGAGTATGATAATGAAACAACCAtattctcttctccagTGAAGCATGTCCTCCCAAAAAAACCGAAAACCCCAACGAGGTGGCCTAGTGCGCTAGTTATCACGTCGTCTCCGGTGTCGTCCGGAAAAGACGAAGTTGGAaatgatgaggaagaacTCTTTGCCACAGCAAAGACTGATATCAGCAACTCTGTTATTGGAGAACTTGATACCGGAGGTTATCTGCTTGAAAATCCTCAAACAGAAGCAGTGCAATCATCAATGCCTCTGCCGAGAAAAACGAATCAAGAGAAACGGGTTTTCAAAACATCTACAGTGGAATATCAGGGTGACATCGAGATACTTCATGAATCTGTGAATGATATTAAGTTACGGAAGTTGACTTCCAATGACACGTACGATCAAGTACCAGACTCGGAAGATAGTGAAGGCGAGGTGAGCATAATTGAAATAAGCAAACCAGTAATATCttctgaagaaattgagcagATAAAGAATCCTGAAGTGCTACAAGTACCCTCCAGTCCGCGCCCCACACCGCAGTCGAACAGCCATGTAGAGTTGCACCTGTTGCTGATGAAAGAAGTAAAGGAGCTCTATACCAATTTGAAATTGCCACCTACAAAGCTAAAAGCTAATATGATTGATGCCATCGAATATGCAATTGAACTTACAGGAACACGTCTAGATACTTTGTTGAGAAACCCTGATCATGAAGTAAAGTCTCGAGAGTTTGGTAGTCGATTTGTGGAAATGCTATATGACAAAATTACGAATCTGATCAAGATGGTAGATGAACTTCATCTAAAGATAGCGTTGTTTGAACCCTTGAATGTTGAGCAGATAGCAGAACACTTGCAAGAGCATGTTGAAGTCCCCATACCCTTGGATTTATCGTTTCTTCAAGGGTATTGTGATGCAAAGGGTATAAGCACAACGAATAAACGAATCTAGAGGTACTTTTTGTGGTCGGCGTCTATGTCATTACTCAAAAGACGAGTCTCgcaaaaaagcaaaattcTGATCATGACAAAAGCGCTCAAGGCTAGCGAGCCAACGGCGATGGTCAACGATGGGAGAAGGCTGCCAAATCTGCGCCCGTTGATGGCGAGCACAGCCCAGTATAAGTGATAGatgaaaatcaagaaacaaaCAACAGTGAATCCAGTCATAAGGGATGCCTTTGCAGCTCTTGATTTGGAGATTCTCTCTTGCTTATGAGGAACAGGCTTTTTAGGGTAGGGCATTGCTTGACGATAACGCGTGGTTGAGTGAAGCAGATTCAAGGTTTCTTCGCGGCCTCATGTAACAATCGATTTACAGGTACAGTGGTCACGTGCATTTTATTGCAAACCATGCTGGAAGCCAGCGTACGGTCTTCTGCTGAAAATGTATTGTAAATAGTCAATCAAAATGACGGGAAAGGGAAGCTCCAAATATAAATTCATAAGATTTACCGCAGCTGTAATTAAAACAGCTCAAACGCGTTTCGAAATCCCCTCCAAGCCCCCGTTACCAATACAAGATCCAATTTTAGGGACATAAAACAGACCTCTTCACCCGAATCAGCTCGCTGACATCATTCTGGGGCTTCCTTTCCCATCGTGGGAATACCCGGTATGGGACCAACTACTCGCACGTGATCTCTTATGTGCATGATCGTCTGATTTTTTGCCGGGGTCTAGGAAAACAAGGAGGCTCAAACCAGCACAAAGTGTACATGGTATAGGCGTTTAAAGATGGAAAAGATTTACAAGGCCGACCCAAATTTAGTGGTGAAGCCCGCCTACTACTCCGATGGGGTTCCGGTCTTCGAGCCCACTATGGAGGAGTTCAAAGACTTCTACAAGTACAATAAAGCGATTAACCCATATGGTATGCAATCTGGTATTGTGAAGGTTGTTCCGCCGCCAGAATGGACCTCTCTGCTAAGGGGCACCTACACGGAAGAAAACCTACTGCAAATTAAAATAAGAAACCCCATCGTGCAAAACATCAATGTCACTGCTGGGTATCCTGGAGTATTCTCACTGCAGAACGTTGAGCGTCAGAGAAGCTATAACATATATCAGTGGAAAGAATTACTGAAAAAATCCAGCCAATGCCCTCCACTACGGAAAAAGAGTCGGGGTAGAGGTAGCAATCTGCCATCGTCAAGTACAAACGAGGAAATCAATGGTGTGAATGAGACGAAGACCGATTGCAAATCGACGAGGACAATCGCcgatgagcttcttgatgctgACTTCAATATAGATGTAAGCGAGTTCACTCCAGAGAGATGCAAGGAACTAGAGTCTGTGTACTGGAAATCGGTGGGCTATTCTGAGCCAATGTATGGTGCTGACATGTTAGGCTCACTATTCCTCAAAAGAACTACCAGCTGGAATGTCGCTCATCTTCCTAATGTGCTAGATTTGATGGAAGAAACCATTCCGGGTGTCAATGATGCTTACCTATACGCGGGGCTCTGGAAAGCCACCTTCTCTTGGCATTTAGAAGACCAGGACCTTTACTCAATCAACTATCTCCATTTTGGCGCCCCGAAGCAGTGGTACTCGATTCCGCAAAACCAACATCGGAAATTTTACAACCTTATGAAGGACATTTTCAATGAGGATTACAAGAACTGTCATGAGTTTCTTAGACACAAGACTTTCATGGCATCTCCCCAATTCTTACGAAAAAACGGTATCCAGTGCAACAGTATAGTACATCACCAAGGAGAGTTCATGATCACTTTTCCATACGGATACCACTCTGGGTTCAACCTTGGTTACAATCTAGCTGAGTCTGTCAATTTTGCGCTAGATGACTGGTTCCCGTTTGCAGAGAAGACCCACAAGTGTGAATGTATTTCTGACTCTGTCGGAATCAATCACAAGCAAATCTACTGCAAGTTCAAAGGTATTCCTTACGTGCCGGAGTCGGTAGATGAAAGGGAAGAAATGGAAAAGCCTAAAGAGCTAATCAAGTCCTCTTCCCTGCCCTCGGTGCCCTCAGTCAAGAAGCAACCGCGTAAACGTGAAAAGAAGGACCGACCAAAGAATCAGTGCGTACTTTGCCCAAATTCACTTCCAGAAACGTTGCTTCGCTACAAGAATtttgaacttcttgttgttgaagacaCCACAGGTCCTGAGACGAATAGAGTTCATCGTATATGCGCAGAACAATTTAGCGACCAGCTCAAGATACTTGGAGGTAAAGTGAAAGGCATGAATACGATAAGCAAAGCTCAGAGAGGACTCAAGTGCCAGGTTTGCCATCTACCTGCAAAGCCGCAAGACCACATAATGGGAGCATGCTTCCAATGCTCTCATGCAAGATGCACCAAATCTTTTCACGCAACTTGTGCAATCTCTGGTGGTGTTTCACTTGATGTAGCAAGGTGTAAGCAGCACCGAACTGAGACTTCTCCTTACTATGAAAAGGGCTCACCAGAGCTCCACAAAAAAGTGGAGAGCATTCGGCCAGATTCCTTGGTACAATTTACATTGACAAACCATACCCGAAAAAGACACACTGGTGATGTTCACGCTGGAGTGGTACAGAGCAATAACCGCAAGGAAGGTactcttgaacttcttgtctATCCTAATTTGGAAGACAGGCTTGAGCTACAATACGACGATATTCTCCTTGGAAAAAACACTGTGTTGGATAATTCCAACTTACTTTCAATGCCGAAGAAAAGAGGGTCAGTTTCGAAGTCCAAGCCCATCGCCCGCAAAAGAATGAGATCATCAGACGACACAGATGAGCTGCTGGCCGGCCCTGTGTCGCCCATAGAACATGAGATGGGACTTTCGCCAAGCTTTGGACATTACACGCCACCTATATTCAATGCAGTGTATCAATCGCTGCCTCAGAAAAGCCCACAAATCGTGTTCATCAACCAAACTTCTCAGCACACACACAATCCTCTAGCCGAACATCGCGGGTTGAGATTTGTGGAAGAAACATTTAATGACCATTGACGATAATTTGTAAATTTTAAAAGAATCCACATCAGAGTGTATCATGTTTCTACCCTTTGTAGTGTAGATACACAGTATCTAGAGCTCCTCTACTACATCGCGCGAAGTATTAAGTCAAGCTCACTGCA
It encodes the following:
- a CDS encoding JmjC and ePHD domain-containing protein, coding for MEKIYKADPNLVVKPAYYSDGVPVFEPTMEEFKDFYKYNKAINPYGMQSGIVKVVPPPEWTSSLRGTYTEENLSQIKIRNPIVQNINVTAGYPGVFSSQNVERQRSYNIYQWKELSKKSSQCPPLRKKSRGRGSNSPSSSTNEEINGVNETKTDCKSTRTIADELLDADFNIDVSEFTPERCKELESVYWKSVGYSEPMYGADMLGSLFLKRTTSWNVAHLPNVLDLMEETIPGVNDAYLYAGLWKATFSWHLEDQDLYSINYLHFGAPKQWYSIPQNQHRKFYNLMKDIFNEDYKNCHEFLRHKTFMASPQFLRKNGIQCNSIVHHQGEFMITFPYGYHSGFNLGYNLAESVNFALDDWFPFAEKTHKCECISDSVGINHKQIYCKFKGIPYVPESVDEREEMEKPKELIKSSSSPSVPSVKKQPRKREKKDRPKNQCVLCPNSLPETLLRYKNFELLVVEDTTGPETNRVHRICAEQFSDQLKILGGKVKGMNTISKAQRGLKCQVCHLPAKPQDHIMGACFQCSHARCTKSFHATCAISGGVSLDVARCKQHRTETSPYYEKGSPELHKKVESIRPDSLVQFTLTNHTRKRHTGDVHAGVVQSNNRKEGTLELLVYPNLEDRLELQYDDILLGKNTVLDNSNLLSMPKKRGSVSKSKPIARKRMRSSDDTDESSAGPVSPIEHEMGLSPSFGHYTPPIFNAVYQSSPQKSPQIVFINQTSQHTHNPLAEHRGLRFVEETFNDH